The window GGGAGTTCATGATGCCGATTGCCGCCTGTCTCGATTTTGCCGGCCATCTCTATGTCGCCGACAGTAAGACCCGAAGAGTAAGCATTTTCAATCAGGATGGTTCCTTCGTCTCGTCCTTCATCCATGCGGCCAATCATGGATATCCTTCCATCATGAGGACGGATTCTCATAGGAATCTTTTCTTAGAAGTCCTCGCGCTTCCTCCGGAAGGCCGCATAATGCCCGATTGGTTCTATAAGTATAGTGCCAACGGCCGGGCACTCGGCTCCTTTTTTGAAGCCGGTACTGATACGGATTGGATCTTAAGTATGTATCCCCGCTTCGCCTTTGACTTGTCGGGCGACACCATTTACGCAATGCAGATTCACGCCTATGAGATCAACCTGATTGATGCGGACGGCAAGCTTCTGAAAACCATCGGAGAGCCGCCGGATTATTGGGTCAAACCCGAATTCAAGAATCGCATCAGCGGACGGTCATTTCGGTCCCAGACGGAGTTAGTGGACTTGCTGACAGGGCTGTCGAAATCCTGGACGCGTATCATAAAGTTGCAGGTCATCGAAGGGAAATACATTGTGGTGATGACATTGGCGAATGGACTGGTCCGCGGGATTGAGGAAACGTATCTCTTGGATATATGGACGATCGAGGGAAGAAAAGTTGTTACCGGGATCCCCAGCCCGTATGCGCTGCTGTGCTCCGACGCTAAGGGGAATTGTTACTTCCTACTCGACTCGACCGAGGAGACGGCCCTCGATGAAGATCCCAAGTATACGATCGGCAAGTTCAAAATCGACGCTGATTGAGATGAAAATCAGGATGACCTGACTAATAAAATCCCCGGTATGAAAACATCCCCGTCAAAAATTTTGGTCGATCGTTTTGGAAGGCCAATATTTCCAAGCTAGTCCAATCTGTAAACATTTAGTATGAGATCGCCTATCGGTCCGTTTGTAATTGCGTATAGATTTCCATTGTCCCAGAACAGGGGTTTCCCCTCAATAAAGAAATAGCCGATCCTTCCGCCATATTCATCAAAAATGTCTATGGGAAATCTATAAGGCGCTGGTCCCTTTTTTCGGGTTCTGACATACAGTCGGCCTCGCTCATCGACCGTCATATCCATGATTGCCGGATGGTGTACAGGAAACTTGACTTCGTACATCGGCGGCATCATTGCCAGGAAACCATCTTTCTCATCCTGAGTGATTTCTACGGGGTCATGCTCTTGAGAGATTTCATTCAGAAGAACGCCATCGACGTCATAGATTTCGATGCGATATCCTGAAAATCGTGCGCAATAGATCTTCCCCGATTGGGTAGCGATCCATCTCAGGGTCGGAGCGAAAGGCTCCAACCTCGCTCCACTTTGCGCCAATGGGTGCGAGACGATAATGGTTTTGACGCGAAAGGAGGGTTCCAGAACAGCAAGTTCCTGACGGGCGGATAATCCGTCGTGTGGAATTCTATGGATGATAAGATCGCCGGAATCCACAAAGTAAAGTTTAAAACAGGAGAAATCCTCCGTGGGCAGAGATTGCGTCATGTCCCCTTCCGTGGAATAGAAATCAATGGATCTGTCGTACAAATTACCGACCGCGATCTCACCGGAAGGACTCCAGGTAAAACCGATGAATCTGCGCAATGGGGGATCCTGTCGGCTCCGGGCATTGAATTTCCCGGTGATTTCTCCATGCTCATTCCATGCAGAAATAGTGCCGTATTCCATGTTAATCGTCCAGATTCGCCCGTCGGGACCAACAAGGAGATCGATATCCCTGATGTTTCCGGCATCGAGCGGAATTTGGCGAACCAATCGAACTTCCACCGTTTCTGTGGAGTAAACAAGCGGGGGGAGAAACCAGGATATGGCTAGGAAAAAAAGCAAAGGTCTCATGCCAGGATTGTTCCTTTATGTTATCAAACCATAAACGCTTGTTCAATAGAAATATATTCAGCTTATGAATCAGGACAGTTCGCGGATGTCGTCCTTGAAGGACTGAACCAGTCGTTCGGCCGCCGCTTTTGTTTTGGCCTCGGCCGTGATGCGGATGAAAGGCTCGGTGTTCGACGGCCGGACGTGGACCCAGCTTCGGCCGAAAAAGATCTTGAGTCCGTCGAGGGTCGAGATCTCCCGGCGGCCGTGCCGCTTCTTCAACCGCGCCAGGATGCGGTGGGCCTGATCGGGCGTTCCCTCGACCTTGTCTTTCACCAGGACGTAGGAGGGGATGGTGCGCCGAAGCGCCGAGGCGGTTCGGTTCGAGGCCGCCAGGCTTTCGAGGATGAGGCCCGCGGCGGCGAAACTGTCCCGGCAGGGATGGACGGCCGGCCAGACGACGCCGCCGTTTCCCTCGCCGCCGATCGCGGCTTTGCGCCGCAGGAGCTCCTCGACGACGTGGGTTTCGCCGATCTTCGTCCGGAAGACGGGAACGCCGGCCTCCCGGGCGATGTCGTCGATGGCCAGGCTGGCCGAGAGGTTGACGACGACGGGGCCCGGCTTTCCGCCGAGAACGCGGCGGACGGCCAGGGCGAGCGTCATGTCCTCGCCCATAGGCCGCCCTTTCTCGTCGACCAGGGCCAGGCGGTCGGCATCGGCGTCCTGGGCGAACCCGATGTCGGCCCGGTTTTTGACGACGGTTCGGCTGAGTTCGGACAAATTTTCAGGAGTCGGTTCCGAAGGCCGGGAACAGGAGCCGTCGGGAACGGCGTCGATCAGGACGGTCCGGCAGCCCAGTTCTTCAAGGAGAGCCGGCATCAAAACGGAGCCCGCGCCGCCCGCGCAATCGGCGACGACCCGTAGTTTTCTCTTTCGCACGGCCTCGACATCCAGATTCCGAAGAAGTCTTCTCAGATGGGCGTGAGGGGCGCCGTCCTCGCGCTCGACCGTGCGGATGCCTTCGGCGCCGGCGAAAGCGAAATCGCCCTGGTGGTAGATATCCAGGAATTCGGCGGTTTCGGCCGGATTGAGATAGAGTCCCCGGCCGCTTATGAACTTCAGGCCGTTCCATTCTCCGGGATTGTGGCTGGCCGTGACGGCCACGCCGCCGAGAGCCCGGCGCTCCTTGACATAGAGAAGGATGGTCGGGATCGGGCAGATTCCGATATCGACCGGCCGGCAGCCCGCGGCCAGGAGGGCGGAAAAGACGGCCTCGGTCAGCATGGGACCGGAGGATCGGGCGTCCCGGCCGACAATGATCCGGGCCCGCCCGGCGTAGGTTCCGAACGCGGCCGCGAATCGGGCGGCGACCTGGGGCGAGAGGCTGTCCCCCACGATGCCCCGGACTCCGGAGATGCCGACCTTGAGGGAGGATTTACTCTTCATGTCAGACCATCCGGACGACTTCGGCGGCCACCCGGTCCAGTTCCTCGAGGGCCCGCCGCCGCGTCGCGAATTCCGCCGTGATGCGGATCATGGGTTCCGTGGCTGAGGCCCGGATCTGGATCCAACCGTCGCGGCGCTCGACCCGAATGCCGTCGCCGGACTGGATGTCTTCCTCGGGGAAAAGGTCGCGGGTTCGGGCCACGACGGAGTGGATGCGGTGGGGGAGGCAATAAATTTTTTCCTTGACGATGTGATAGCGGGGAAGCTCCGCGGCGAGTTCCGAAAGCTTCCGTTTTCTCACGGCCATGGCCTCCAGAACGAGTCCCATCGTCAAAAACCCGTCGAAAGCCGGCTGAAAAAGACGCGCGGCGACGCCGCCGCTGCCTTCGCCGGCCACGGCCGCATCCTCGGCGATCATGGCCTGGATGACGGGCGACTGTCCGACCTTCGACATGACGACAGGGACTTTGCGGCGGGCCGCGACGCCGTCGATCATCCGCGATGTCGAGAGCGTCGTCACAACGGGTCCGCCGTCCCGCTCCAGAATTCGGTCCGCGGCGATGGGGAACGTGTATTCCTCCGAGAGGGTTTCGCCGTCCTCGGCGACCAGGGAGACGCGGCTGCCGTCGCTGTTCAGAAGGAAGCCGGCGTCGGCCGCGGCGATCCGGATGATGGAGGATGTCTCGGAGGCGTTTCTCGGTCTCGGTTCGGGGGGATGAGGGAAATAGCCTGACGGAGTGTTGTTGACCGGGACGAATTTGCAACTGAGTTCGGAAAAGAACCGGTCGACGATCCCGGCCGCCGCCCCGTTGCAGGGATCGGCCACGACTTTGAATCCCGCACTTGCGATGGCCTTGCGGTCGAGGACGTGCATCAGGGCTTGGAAATAAGGACTGAGGGGATCCTCATGGGTCCGGACGGTTCCCAGCCGGTCCGAAGCGACCCGACTGAATCGCCCGAGATGAAAGAGATCGAGAACTTCCTGGCCCTGATATTCGTTGAGATACGTTCCGTCCCTGTTGATGAACGTCAGGGCGTTCCAGGAGGCGTCGTTGTGTCCGGCCGTGATGGCCAGCCCGCCCCGGGCTTTGAGCCGGGGAATCCAGAACTGGAGAATCGGCGTCGGGCAGACGCCGAGGTCGACGACGTCGCATCCCGTGGAAACGAGCGCCGAGACGGAGGCGGCCCGCAGCATCGGTCCGGAAGACCGTGTGTCGCGGGCGACGAGGATGCGTCCCGGGCCCACGGCCGTGCCGAAGGCGCAGGCGAAATCCATGGCCGGCTCGGGCGTCAAGGCCTCGCCGACGACGCCGCGCACACCGGACAACCCGATCTTCAGAAGTTTCATCTTTATCCAGGGGACATATACTCCGGCCTTGCAGGGATGTCAATGCCGGCCGGTCCGGTTGGATCGGCAATCGGGGAAACGGGAATAAAAAAAAGGGAGGAGGGCCTGGAGCCGGATCCTCTTAAGATCCTGCTCCGATTCCTGATATGCCTTGGACGAGGCCCTCCTCGTTTGATGACATTATCGGCCGCGGAGGCCGTGCGGTCAAGCCCGCCGTTCAGCCCTTTTTCGCCGCCTCGAAGGCCTCAATCATGTTCGGAATGACGATATTGAGAAGAAGGCCGAGCTGGACCTTGTTGGTGTTGATCAGCATGCCCCACTGGAAATCGCCCATCGGGAGCACGACGACCATATGCCCGCCCTCGAGGTTGATGATGTAGTAATCCGTGAGTTTGGGGAAAGCGCTGCCGTCCAGGGCTTTGAGAAGCATTTGGGTGATGCGGTTGAAGAGAGCACAGGCCTGGGGATTGGAATTGTATCCCACCAGGGATTGGCCGTCATTGCTTGAAAAGATATCGCTGGCGAGCAGTCCGTCGCCCAGGCTTTCCTTCTGCATTTCAACGGCTTCACGCAGCTTTTTGACGTTCATATCAATACCTCCTTAACGATTCCTCGACCTCGTCAAGACCTCTGCGGCCGGCCGGGGCTTGGAATTTTAGATCCGGACTGAAACGGACGTCAATGCGCCTCCGGGGTGTATTGGAGGGTGATTTTTCGCCGGGCCGGCTCACCGCCTGCGGTTAAGTGCGGCCGAGCCGATTTTCGTTGACAGCCCGTCCGCAAATCTGCTATTTTACTTTTTTCCGGTGGCGCTATCGTCTAGGGGTTAGGACGGGTGGTTCTCAGCCATCAAACCGGGGTTCGAATCCCCGTAGCGCTACCACATCCATTTTTTGTTTATCCCCTGATTTTCCCGGTCCATACAAGTTCTGAACTCCGGAGGAGGGTTGAGACAGTTCATTCATCCTTGACATCACGGGTCCGGAACATAGAATAATGGAGCTTGTTTCAAAGTTACGTGATGGCATCGATCCACCTGTAGTTGGAGATGAGAGACACAAGGTGTAAACGGCGATGAAGCCGGAGATATTGAGACCACAAGCTTGTCCACATCGTGGGGTGAAAGATTTTGCGCATGGCCATCGTCAGCCAGTTGAGGAGCCCGGCCTCGCTCCAACGGCGACCGACCCGTTTGATCCGATTCACCACCCGGCTGAAGGCCGACTCGGCAATGTTGGTGGTGAAAGGGATCCAGCGTTGGTGGTCCAGCCAGTAGTCAAAAAAGACCAGGGCCTGTTGCGAGAAGTTCAGCAGGTAGGTCCGCGTTTTAGGGTAACGGCTCTCCGGCAAGGCCGCCAGCAACTCACGAAAGCCGCGCCGGATCGTTCGGGCCAGATTGCGGACCAAAGGCTCGTCTTCGGGCTTCAACGTTTCCAGCTCCGCCTGCCGCAGGCGGAACAGGGGGTTGCCGTTCAACAG of the Acidobacteriota bacterium genome contains:
- the glmM gene encoding phosphoglucosamine mutase, yielding MKSKSSLKVGISGVRGIVGDSLSPQVAARFAAAFGTYAGRARIIVGRDARSSGPMLTEAVFSALLAAGCRPVDIGICPIPTILLYVKERRALGGVAVTASHNPGEWNGLKFISGRGLYLNPAETAEFLDIYHQGDFAFAGAEGIRTVEREDGAPHAHLRRLLRNLDVEAVRKRKLRVVADCAGGAGSVLMPALLEELGCRTVLIDAVPDGSCSRPSEPTPENLSELSRTVVKNRADIGFAQDADADRLALVDEKGRPMGEDMTLALAVRRVLGGKPGPVVVNLSASLAIDDIAREAGVPVFRTKIGETHVVEELLRRKAAIGGEGNGGVVWPAVHPCRDSFAAAGLILESLAASNRTASALRRTIPSYVLVKDKVEGTPDQAHRILARLKKRHGRREISTLDGLKIFFGRSWVHVRPSNTEPFIRITAEAKTKAAAERLVQSFKDDIRELS
- a CDS encoding 6-bladed beta-propeller; translated protein: MKKHQGAIVMGFCLVFGLGIGFVFAQDLKSESIFKKWFKEQDKILIDTSGLSVSALREIHVRPEGNIVFLDPRAGCLFEFDSSGKFIRKIGGRGQGPGEFMMPIAACLDFAGHLYVADSKTRRVSIFNQDGSFVSSFIHAANHGYPSIMRTDSHRNLFLEVLALPPEGRIMPDWFYKYSANGRALGSFFEAGTDTDWILSMYPRFAFDLSGDTIYAMQIHAYEINLIDADGKLLKTIGEPPDYWVKPEFKNRISGRSFRSQTELVDLLTGLSKSWTRIIKLQVIEGKYIVVMTLANGLVRGIEETYLLDIWTIEGRKVVTGIPSPYALLCSDAKGNCYFLLDSTEETALDEDPKYTIGKFKIDAD
- a CDS encoding phosphoglucosamine mutase, which codes for MKLLKIGLSGVRGVVGEALTPEPAMDFACAFGTAVGPGRILVARDTRSSGPMLRAASVSALVSTGCDVVDLGVCPTPILQFWIPRLKARGGLAITAGHNDASWNALTFINRDGTYLNEYQGQEVLDLFHLGRFSRVASDRLGTVRTHEDPLSPYFQALMHVLDRKAIASAGFKVVADPCNGAAAGIVDRFFSELSCKFVPVNNTPSGYFPHPPEPRPRNASETSSIIRIAAADAGFLLNSDGSRVSLVAEDGETLSEEYTFPIAADRILERDGGPVVTTLSTSRMIDGVAARRKVPVVMSKVGQSPVIQAMIAEDAAVAGEGSGGVAARLFQPAFDGFLTMGLVLEAMAVRKRKLSELAAELPRYHIVKEKIYCLPHRIHSVVARTRDLFPEEDIQSGDGIRVERRDGWIQIRASATEPMIRITAEFATRRRALEELDRVAAEVVRMV